A window of Lytechinus pictus isolate F3 Inbred chromosome 7, Lp3.0, whole genome shotgun sequence contains these coding sequences:
- the LOC129264038 gene encoding dual specificity tyrosine-phosphorylation-regulated kinase 2-like, with protein MTEVITGDMVLLGLPFGQEIDIWSLGCILAELYLGKPLFWAKQKKELLSQMTSLFGPLPTKVYQRAKFFTQFKEAVGQPLSFMDRFSKFGSKLDCNDFKFVSFLQGMLTFDPSERMSVSEAIQHPFMGPELAIRYVLPFKINGKIICLYCLFSSKINVLEVNKTLETIL; from the exons ATGACAGAAG TTATTACTGGAGATATG GTACTTCTTGGTCTCCCGTTTGGACAAGAAATTGACATATGGTCTCTTGGCTGCATCTTAGCTGAG CTTTACCTAGGGAAGCCCCTATTCTGGGCCAAGCAGAAGAAAGAGCTTTTGAGCCAGATGACATCACTGTTTGGTCCACTCCCAACTAAAGTCTACCAGAGGGCCAAGTTCTTCACTCAATTCAAGGAAGCAGTCGGACAACCCCTGTCATTCATGG ATCGTTTCTCTAAGTTTGGAAGCAAGTTAGACTGCAATGATTTTAAGTTTGTTTCTTTTCTGCAAGGcatgttgacctttgacccaa GTGAGCGTATGTCTGTATCGGAAGCTATTCAACATCCATTCATGGGACCTGAGTTAGCCATCAGATATGTACTTCCATTCAAAATAAATGGTAAGATTATATGtctgtattgtttgttttcttcCAAGATCAATGTCTTAGAAGTCAAtaaaacccttgaaaccatattgtaa